One part of the Humulus lupulus chromosome 9, drHumLupu1.1, whole genome shotgun sequence genome encodes these proteins:
- the LOC133800360 gene encoding putative receptor protein kinase ZmPK1 has protein sequence MKFSGIFFLFLVAPAITRSQPSSSSWPGWPSLRKGSSLEIDKLETEFLVSPKGTFSAGFHKVGINAFCFSIWFTKSLEKTVVWMANRDKPVNGKQSRITLHKNGNLILSDASGSIVWSTDTFSDSSAVEAQLLETGNLVLIDQVEKKKIIWGSFNFPTDTLLPLQPLVINTTLVSKRSKGTYLTGVYNMKFDDNNVLNLVYNGPKLSSIYWPRVPGGNVFVTGRTPYNSSRIAILDEYGKFLSSDLLAFKAYDYGIGPKRRLTLDYDGILRLYSLDESTGLWEISWLPFNLDSCLVDGLCGEYGICSYKNPKPTCYCPNGFIRIDVSDWSKGCRPPLKLSDDKAKVDFIELLNTDYYGYDLETYKLGVSFKDCRNSCLTDVKCKGFGYSLDGQGQCFPKSFLVNGFHTPDSHSVIHMKVPKEIIPSSRMELTSEKADGLSCSSTEVIFNNDARGEKSNKNGYLKYLMAFVAAFAVIEVICFALWWWFIYRKRVNEELVNMGYIALALGFKRFTYSELKRATKNFKEEIGKGGFGSVYKGILDDGRVVAVKRLEGILQGDAEFWAEVSVIGNINHRNLVKLWGFCAQKDHKLLVYDYVENGSLDQVLYSSKKLGFDQRYNIAVGTAKGLSYLHEECLEWVLHCDVKPQNILLDDSLEAKVSDFGMSKLFKEAYDVGFSRVRGTRGYLAPEWMMNLKIDSKADVYSYGIVVLELISGKCVSSFLSNSATHNNHNDQFNHLVQWVTEKMNQEGLKEVIDPRLSDDEFDQKKVEILVKVALLCVQEDRSLRPAMSKVVELLLQIDRHI, from the coding sequence ATGAAATTTTCTGggattttctttctctttcttgttGCACCAGCAATAACTCGGTCCCAACCAAGCTCAAGCTCATGGCCTGGGTGGCCAAGTTTGAGAAAAGGAAGTTCCTTGGAAATTGACAAATTAGAAACTGAATTCTTGGTTTCACCAAAGGGTACTTTCTCAGCTGGTTTTCACAAGGTGGGTATTAATGCCTTTTGTTTCTCAATATGGTTCACCAAATCTCTAGAAAAAACAGTTGTGTGGATGGCTAATAGAGATAAACCAGTTAATGGGAAACAATCCAGAATAACACTTCACAAGAATGGGAACCTGATCTTGAGTGATGCTTCTGGTTCAATAGTTTGGTCCACAGATACTTTTTCTGATTCATCAGCTGTTGAAGCTCAGCTTTTGGAGACTGGAAACTTGGTCTTGATTGATCAAGTGGAGAAGAAGAAGATCATCTGGGGTAGCTTTAATTTCCCTACTGACACACTCCTGCCACTGCAGCCTCTTGTGATCAACACAACTTTGGTGTCTAAGAGGAGTAAAGGTACATACTTGACTGGTGTTTATAACATGAAATTTGACGACAATAATGTGTTAAATCTAGTCTATAATGGTCCTAAACTTTCAAGTATCTACTGGCCTAGAGTACCTGGTGGTAATGTATTTGTAACTGGTAGAACACCTTACAATAGCTCTAGAATAGCCATTCTTGATGAGTATGGAAAGTTTTTATCAAGTGATCTATTGGCGTTTAAGGCATATGATTATGGGATTGGCCCAAAACGCAGATTAACATTGGACTATGATGGGATTTTGAGATTGTACAGCCTAGATGAATCAACTGGTCTTTGGGAAATCTCATGGTTACCTTTCAATCTAGATTCTTGCTTGGTTGATGGCCTTTGTGGTGAGTATGGTATATGCAGCTACAAGAATCCAAAACCAACTTGCTATTGTCCTAATGGCTTCATAAGAATCGATGTTTCGGATTGGTCTAAAGGCTGCAGGCCTCCATTAAAATTGTCTgatgataaagctaaagttgactTCATTGAGCTTCTTAACACAGATTACTATGGTTATGATTTGGAAACCTATAAACTTGGAGTCTCTTTCAAAGACTGCAGAAACTCATGCTTGACAGATGTTAAATGCAAAGGGTTTGGATATTCACTCGATGGGCAAGGACAATGTTTTCCAAAGAGTTTTCTTGTAAATGGTTTTCATACTCCAGATTCCCATAGTGTCATACATATGAAGGTTCCAAAAGAGATCATACCAAGCTCTCGAATGGAGTTGACAAGCGAAAAGGCAGATGGATTGAGCTGTTCATCTACTGAAGTAATTTTCAATAATGATGCTAGAGGTGAAAAGAGTAACAAAAATGGCTACTTAAAGTACCTAATGGCTTTTGTAGCTGCTTTTGCTGTCATTGAAGTAATCTGTTTTGCCTTGTGGTGGTGGTTCATCTATCGAAAACGCGTCAACGAGGAGTTGGTCAACATGGGATACATAGCATTAGCATTGGGTTTCAAGAGATTCACATACTCAGAATTGAAAAGGGCAACTAAAAACTTCAAAGAAGAGATTGGAAAAGGTGGTTTTGGATCGGTATACAAAGGGATTTTGGATGATGGAAGAGTGGTAGCAGTCAAGAGACTTGAAGGCATTTTACAGGGAGATGCAGAGTTTTGGGCAGAAGTAAGTGTCATAGGGAATATAAACCATAGAAATCTAGTGAAGCTTTGGGGATTCTGTGCACAAAAGGACCACAAACTACTTGTATACGACTATGTCGAAAATGGCTCATTAGACCAAGTCTTGTACTCATCAAAAAAGCTCGGATTTGATCAAAGATACAACATTGCAGTAGGAACAGCAAAAGGCTTGTCATATTTGCATGAGGAGTGCTTAGAATGGGTGCTCCATTGTGATGTCAAGCCTCAGAACATACTGCTAGATGATTCCTTAGAAGCCAAGGTATCAGATTTTGGGATGTCAAAGCTTTTCAAAGAGGCCTATGATGTTGGATTCTCTCGAGTTAGAGGCACTAGAGGTTACTTGGCACCAGAGTGGATGATGAACTTGAAAATAGATTCAAAGGCAGATGTGTACAGTTATGGGATTGTTGTTTTAGAGCTTATAAGTGGGAAATGTGTATCTAGTTTTCTCTCAAACTCAGCTACTCATAATAATCATAATGATCAGTTCAATCACTTGGTTCAGTGGGTGACTGAGAAGATGAACCAAGAAGGGCTTAAAGAAGTAATTGATCCAAGATTGAGTGATGATGAGTTTGATCAGAAGAAGGTTGAGATATTGGTCAAAGTTGCTCTTTTGTGTGTACAAGAAGATAGAAGCTTAAGACCTGCCATGAGTAAAGTAGTGGAGCTTTTACTACAAATTGATAGACACATTTAG
- the LOC133801312 gene encoding serine/threonine-protein kinase ATG1c: protein MAQANGRGRVVGDYLVGRQIGSGSFSVVWHARHRVHGTEVAIKEIATSRLNKKLQESLMSEIFILKKINHPNIIQLHDIIEAPGKIHLVLEYCKGGDLSMYIQRHGRVPETTAKHFMQQLAAGLQILRDNNLIHRDLKPQNLLLSTHDDNAVLKIADFGFARSLQPRGLAETLCGSPLYMAPEIMQLQKYDAKADLWSVGAILFQFVTGRTPFTGNNQIQLLQNIVKSTELNFPPDSNNFLSSECKDLCQKLLRRNPVERLTFEEFFNHPLLSQKLLDDSFRSKESTTRIMTGFPLSDSNPVRKTDENSQEDCLPFFLDDDSSGPEGSPSYLRRPSMKSTIGFSLDTKNERRERSSFDTKVDRLATAPTMSNNIDPIFQYNTASPKDSYNIRPDSHKSSVRILNDPIKLTSQKPINARPRVVDSLEFSDQDYVLVSGPPIDVSSSPGSHAKPSHFPYKLESPPKASLPTIPTAPLPIIGATSSNICRMESMESQSSGPGTSQGSTDIDTLEQPSTNCMTRLKSLQKCASAITELVNEKIEADKHLEAFSIQLVILAIWKQALHICHTQAASAMEGSPSQETTRLKRSASKKYSSPDAEECADVVNTQGPEDISSQIEREFLREVEHAEELAKIIKPDNIEMPDPMETIFQSALAFGKHGGVDELMGDMESAATFYSKAVRLLVFLLVEASSLILNPPFSLTSSDRYRLRNYIDILNNRQGYSRSQRMAILKCEEQQCSSS from the exons ATGGCTCAGGCAAACGGGAGAGGAAGAGTGGTCGGAGATTATCTGGTGGGCCGGCAAATCGGGTCGGGTTCGTTCTCGGTGGTGTGGCACGCGAGGCACCGCGTACATGGTACCGAGGTGGCTATCAAGGAAATCGCCACGAGCCGGCTCAACAAGAAATTGCAGGAGAGTTTAATGTCTGAGATCTTTATCTTGAAGAAGATTAACCATCCCAATATAATTCAGTTGCACGATATTATTGAG GCACCTGGGAAGATACATCTTGTGCTGGAGTACTGCAAAGGTGGTGATCTTTCCATGTATATCCAACGCCATGGAAGAGTCCCAGAAACAACCGCTAAGCATTTTATGCAGCAGCTAG CGGCTGGTCTGCAAATTCTTCGCGACAATAATCTTATACACCGGGATCTAAAGCCACAG AATCTCCTGCTTTCTACTCACGATGATAATGCAGTTTTAAAGATTGCTGATTTTGGATTTGCAAG ATCTTTGCAACCTCGAGGCCTTGCAGAAACATTATGTGGGTCACCTCTTTACATGGCTCCTGAGATAATGCAACTACAGAAATATGATGCAAAG GCAGATCTCTGGAGTGTTGGTGCAATTTTATTTCAGTTTGTAACCGGAAGAACTCCATTCACTGGAAACAATCAAATACAg TTGCTCCAGAACATTGTGAAATCAACTGAATTAAATTTTCCTCCAGATAGCAATAATTTTTTGAGTTCTGAGTGCAAAGACCTGTGCCAAAAATTGTTGCGTCGTAATCCAG TGGAGCGCTTGACATTTGAAGAGTTCTTTAACCACCCGCTCCTATCTCAAAAGCTGCTGGATGACTCATTCAG GAGTAAGGAGTCAACAACGAGAATAATGACAGGATTTCCACTATCTGATAGCAACCCTGTAAGGAAAACAGATGAAAATTCTCAAGAAGATTGCCTGCCTTTCTTCTTAGATGATGATTCAAGTGGTCCAGAGGGGAGCCCTTCTTATTTAAGGAGGCCCTCAATGAAGTCTACTATTGGATTTTCTCTTGATACAAAAAATGAAAGGCGCGAACGCTCATCTTTTGATACAAAAGTTGATAGGCTTGCAACGGCACCTACTATGTCTAACAACATTGATCCTATATTCCAATACAATACTGCAAGCCCTAAAGATTCTTATAATATTAGGCCGGACAGCCATAAATCATCTGTTAGAATTCTAAATGATCCTATTAAACTCACAAGTCAAAAGCCAATCAATGCTCGCCCAAGAG TTGTTGATTCACTGGAGTTTAGTGATCAAGACTATGTACTTGTCTCTGGACCACCTATTGATGTGTCATCTTCGCCTGGCAGTCATGCTAAACCAAGCCATTTTCCATACAAATTAGAGAGTCCACCTAAAGCATCTTTACCTACAATTCCAACAGCCCCCTTACCAATTATCGGTGCAACTAGTAGTAATATTTGCCGCATGGAAAGCATGGAAAGTCAGAGCTCTGGTCCAGGGACTTCCCAAGGATCAACAGATATCGATACTTTGGAGCAGCCATCAACAAACTGCATGACAAGACTTAAGTCTCTCCAGAAGTGTGCATCTGCTATTACAGAATTAGTTAATGAAAAG ATTGAGGCTGATAAGCATCTGGAAGCATTCTCAATCCAGCTTGTAATTCTTGCAATTTGGAAGCAAGCATTGCATATATGCCACACGCAAGCTGCCTCAGCTATGGAAGGAAGTCCAAGCCAAGAGACTACGAGGTTGAAAAGGAGTGCCAGCAAGAAGTACAGTAGCCCTGATGCAGAAGAATGTGCTGATGTTGTTAACACTCAAGGGCCCGAGGATATTTCCTCTCAGATTGAGAGAGAATTTCTGAGAGAGGTTGAACATGCTGAAGAGCTTGCAAAGATTATCAAGCCTG ATAATATAGAGATGCCAGATCCAATGGAGACAATCTTTCAATCAGCACTTGCTTTCGGGAAACACGGGGGT GTAGATGAGTTGATGGGTGACATGGAAAGTGCAGCAACATTTTACTCGAAAGCTGTTCGGTTGTTAGTCTTCCTTCTAGTTGAAGCGTCTTCCCTCATTCTAAACCCTCCATTCTCTCTGACTAGCTCAGACCGGTATAGGCTCCGAAATTACATTGACATACTCAATAACAGGCAAGGTTATTCAAGGTCTCAGAGGATGGCTATTTTGAAGTGTGAGGAACAGCAATGCTCCTCTTCTTGA